CGAAAAGACCTTCTTGAACCATTTGCCGGGGCTCATGTTTTCCAGCTTGGGCATGGCGGCCTTGAGCGCGAACAGCACCCCGGTCTGGGCCAGGTTGGCCAGCAGGCCCACGCACATGGCCAGCCCCACCACCGGCAGCACGATGCCGATGGCCCCCCGCGTCACCGCCGTGGCCAGCAGCGGCAGCGCCTGGTCGAAGGGCAGGGACATCTGGCGCATGGAAAGCTCGGTGACGGCCATGATCTCGGCGAAGATGTCGCCGCCCTTGATGGCAAGGTACGCCCCCACGGCCAGCACGGTCAGCGCGGAGCCCACGTCCTGGCTCTTGCAGATGTCGCCCTTTTCGCGCGCCTCGCGCAGGCGTTTGGGTGTTGGCTGTTCGGTCTTGTCGCTCATGCGTTCCCAGGGGCTGTTTCTAAAGTAGGATTTTCGTTCGTTGGCAAGGAAAACGAGCCCGCCATGAGGGAGTATGCCTCAGCCGTTTGGCGAGCTTGCGAGCCTTACGGATGAGGACCGCAGCGCACTCTTATCGTATTTGACCGAGCCTTAGCCGTTAGGTGAGCTTGCGAACCTTACGGATAAGGACAGCAGAGCTATGGCAGGTGAAGTTTGACCTCGTTGCGCACGATGTCCGTAGGGCTCGCAGGCTCGCCCGACGGCCACGCTTCACGCCCTTCGGGTCGGATGCCAACGGGCGAAAGGACAATTTGGAAACTGCCCCTAAGGCAGCAAGCCTTGCAGGCGTTGCAGGTCGGCGGCGACTTCGGCGAACAGGTCCGGCGTCTTGGCCGCCAGCGCGCCGAAGTACAGCACCAGCAGCAGGCTGGCCACCGCGCTCTTCACCGGCATGGCCAGCACGTACACGTTGAGCTGCGAGGCAAAGCGGTTGACGAGGCCCAGCGAAATGTCGGCCAGCAGGCAGGCCACCACGAGGGGCCCGGCCAGCAGCACCATGTGCGACATCAGCCACGCCACCCGCCCGGCGAACAGCAGGGGCACCTCGATGCTCCATGCCAGCGGCGCCAGCGAGGGCACGGGCCAGATCTCGTACGAGGCGTACAGCAGGCCCAGAAAGGCCAGGAAGGCCCCGCTGGTGTAGAACAGGTACATCATCGTTTGCAGCAGGAAGGCCCCGGTGGGCGTGGTCTGTTCGCCCGACATGGGGTCGGATTCCTCCGCCATGGAGGCCCCGCGCTGGTTGTCGATGAGAAAGCCCGCGCTCTGCACCGTCCAGAAGGCGATGCCCGCCAGCAGCCCCAGCACCAGCCCCATCAGCGATTCCTTCAGCACCAGCGCCCCGTAGTGGCCAAGCAGGGTCAGGTCGAACACGCTGCCCTTGGGCAACTGCCCCAGTATCACGGGGTGCACCGGCAGGTAGCAGGCGAACACCAGCACCATGCGCAACTGCCCGGTCACCACGCTGCCCGCCAGAAACGGCGCCACCTGGGCGACCATGAACAGTCTGGGCATGCCCGCCACCACGGCCAGCAGGTGGTCGAACAGGCCCAGCTGGTCGAACAGGGCCTGGATGGGCAATGCCGGTACGTGGGGGGCCATGGCGTGCCTACAGCAGGTAGAAGCGCACGAAGATCTCGTCCGCGAAGCGCAGCAGTTCCGCGCCGAACCACCCGCCCATCAGGAACAGCGTGAGCACCACGGCGATGAGCTTGACCCCGAAGGTCAGCGTCTGTTCCTGCAACTGGGTGATGGCCTGCACGAGGCTGATCAGGATGCCGATGACCGAGGCCACGACGATGGGCGGCATGGACAGCATCAGCACCAGGTACAGCGCCTTCACCGCGTAGGTCATGGCCATGGATTCCACGTGGGTTCTCCTGCGGCCCGGCTACAGCCGGATGCGGTTGACCGGCTGCACCGATATTTCGGGCGTCAGTTCCTGGTACGAGATCACCGCCAGCCCGTAGTGGTCGCCCTCTATCAGCCTGCGCACGTAGCGCCGGATGTCCATGGAGGTCATGATCACCGGCTTCTGGGCGTGGCTTGCGTAGCGCCCGGCGGCATCGCCCACGGCCTTCATGAACCGCTCGGTCACCGAAGGCTCCAGCGCCAGGAACGCCCCCGCCGAGGTCTGGCGGATGGCCTTGCGGATGGTTTCCTCCACCTGCGGGTCCAGCAGGATGGCGGGCAGCATGTTCTGCCCGCGCGAATGCATGTAGCTGATCTGCCGCTTCAACGCGCCGCGCACGTACTCGGTCAGCATGACCGTGTCCTTTTCCTTGGGGCTCCATTCGATGAGCGCTTCCAGGATGTTGCGCAGGTCGCGGATGGAAATCTGTTCCTGCACCAGGCGCTGGAAGATTTCCGCGATGCGTTGCACCGGCAGCAGGCGCGTTGCCTCGCGCACCAGGTCGGGCGCGCGTTCTTCCATGCGGTCGAGCAGGTACTTGGCCTCCTGCATGCCCAGGAAGTTGCTGGCGTGGCGCGAAAGCACCAGCGACAGGTGGTAGGCCAGGATGCGCGCGTGGCTCATGTGTCCTATGCCCGCCTTGTCCAGCAGGTGCAGCTGCTCGTCGGGCACCCACAGGGGGTCCACGTCGGGCAGGAAGCGTTCGCCCGTCTTTGCGGCAACGCCCAGCATGGCCAGGTTTTCGCTGGTGTCGCGGGCCAGGGACATGCCCCGTTCCAGCGTGCCGCGCGACATGGGAATCTCGTTCAGGTTCAGGACGTAGGAAAGCCCTTCCAGGCCGGGACTGGGCCGGATGTTGATGCCCGGGAACGGCACGCCGAGGTCGAAGTACAACGCCCGGCGCAGGTTGATCAGTTCCTCGTTCAGGGCATCGTAGTGCAGGGCCTCGCCCAGTTCCGCCGAAAGGTCCAGGATGATGGGCACGGTGGGGGCGAAATCGTCGCCGGGCTGCCCCGTGCCGGGGCGCGGCGTGCGTGGCCGCGCGGCCGGGGCCAGCGAGCGGCTCAGTTCCGCCCTGGGGTCGGCGGCCACGGGGGCCTCGGCCATGCGTTGCAGCACGTAGCCGAACCCGCCGATGGCAAGGGCCAGCCCGAACAGCTGCGGCTTGGGAAAGCCCGGCACCAGCGCGAACAGGAACACCAGCCCGCCCGCCATCAGCAGCGCCTTTGGCTGGCCGAATATCTGCCCGCCGATCTGCGCGCCCACGTTGCCGCCCGAATCGCCCGTGCGGGTAATCAGGATGCCCGCCGAAATGGACACCAGCAGCGAGGGTATCTGCGAGACCAGGCCGTCGCCGATGGTCAGGATGCCGTAGGTGTGCAGGGCGTCGGCCCCGGTCATGCCGTGCTGGGTGATGCCGATGACCGTGCCGCCCACGATGTTGACCACGGCCACGATCATGCCGGCGATGCTGTCGCCCTTGACGAACTTCATGGCGCCGTCCATGGCGCCGTACATCTGGCTTTCCTGCGACACCATGCTGCGGCGGCGCTGGGCTTCCTCCATGTCGATGACGCCCGCGCGCATGTCCGCGTCGATGGACATCTGCTTGCCGGGCATGGCGTCCAGGGTGAAGCGCGCGCCCACTTCGGCCACGCGTTCGGCGCCCTTGGCGATGACCAGGAACTGCACGATGGTCAGGATGACGAAGACCACCGCGCCCACCACGAAGTTGCCGCCAAGCGCGTATTCGCCGAACACGAAGATGATTTCGCCCGCGTCGGCCTGCAGCAGGATGAGCCGGGTGGTGGTGATGTTCAGCCCCACGCGGAACAGCGTGGTGAACAGCAGCATGGTGGGAAACACCGAAAAGTCCAGCACGCTGCGCACGTACATGGACATCATCAGCATGACGAACGAAAGGGCCATGTTGGCGCCGATCAGCGTGTCCACCAGCGGGGTGGGCAGCGGCAGGATCATCAGCGCGACCACCACCACCAGCAGGGCGACGATGGCCAGGTCGTTGTGCCGGGTAACGGCATTCACGGCGGTGTTGGCGCGGGCAAGCATGGTCATGCCTGCACCCCCGCCATGTGCCGGTACGTGTCCATGGCGGTGCGCGCCTCGTCCTGCCGCCCCTGCTGCCACAGCGCCTGGGCGCGCAGCAGGTGCAGGGCCGCATCGGCAGAGGACAGGGTCACCCCGTCCATGGCCGCGTGCAGGTGTTCGAGCGCGGCACCGCCGTCGCCTTCGGCCACGGCCACGGCGGCCAGGCAGCGGCGCACCCGGCTTGCCTCGGCGCGGGGCGCGTCGGGCGGCAGCACGGCGGCCAGCGCCGCAAAGGTGCGGCGGGCGCTGTCGTTGCGGCCCATGCGCAGAAAGAGATAGCCAAGCACGTGCAGGGTGTTGCGGCACTCCGGGGCGATGGGCACGACTAGCCCCCCACCATCAGTCCGGCATAGGCCCGGAGCAGTTCGGCGTTTTCCAGCAGGGGGGCAAGGTCGTTGCGCACGAAGTCGCGCACGGCGGGGTCGCGTTCCATGGACAGCGCGTCGAGGCAGGCGCTCAGGTTGGCCCCGAACACGTCGGGGCGCAGCATCTCGCCGTCACCCACGGGCGGGCACAGCGCCTGTTCCACTATCTGCCGGGCGTTGCGGGGGGCGTACAGTTCCTCCAGCCCCGCCTCGCGCAGCACGCTGGCCGCCAGGGGGCGGGCCTTGGGCATGGGGTCGCGCCCGGCGTCCACGTCCAGCACGGTCTGGATGCCCAACGACCCGTCGAAAATGCCTACATTGCGGCTCATGCGCCACCATTCCTGCCGGTTGCTTCATCCATGATGCGCGCCAGAAGGTCCGTCGCCGTCTCCATGGCGGCGGCGGTGGCCAGCCGCTCCGGCAGGCGCGTGAGAAGAATGGCCTGCCCCGCGTGCACTCCCGCCTGCAAGGGCAGGGGACGGGCGTGCCGGTAGTGGCACAGGGCCAGCATGCGCCGGGGCATGTCCGCGTCGTGCGCGGGAAAGGGGCGCGAAAGATAGATCAGCAGTTCGCCGTCGGTGGCCTCCAGGTGCAGGCGGCCCATGCCGTCCACGTCCAGGGCGATCAGGCGCGGCGCGTCGGGCCGCGCGGGGTCGGCCCCGGGCAGTTGCAGCCCGGACATGCCCATGCGCTGTCCGAATGATGCGATGGCCTCTTGCAACATCATTGTCCCCCGTCCTGTGCCGCCAGCCAGGCGTCTTCTCGTTCTATGGCCTTGTCCACGGCCTCCTGCACGGCGTCGAGCAGCTTCATGCGCCCCTGCACGCCGTTGAACAACTGCGGCGGCACCGAGCGGGCCATGCGCAGCATCTCTTGCAGGAACAGCACCTCGTGTTCGATGTCCGGCGCCTTGGCCTGCGCGGCGATGCGCTCGATATGCATGGCCCCCAGAAAATTTTCCGACCGCAGGGTCACCATCTGCTCCAGCAGCGCCCGCGAGGTGAGCGGGCAGTCGGACACGCCGTGCACCCGTTCCCAGCGGGACATCACGTCCGCGCACAGGGCGTGGGCGCTGTGCAGCAGGCGCAACTGGCCAAGGCTGGTGTTGACGCTTTCGAGGTGGGTGCTTTCCATGCTGGGCGCATCGGAGGCAAGGTCGTTGCCGAGCGCCCGGTACAGGAAGTCCACGGCGGTGTCGAAGCTGGCTTCGCCGTAGCGTTCGGTGAGGTGCGCGAACACCTGCTCGACCGAGGAAAAGCCGCACACGGTGTCGCGGTACAGGTCGCGCAACTCGTCGCTGCCGCCAAGCGCGTCGAACCCGGCAGAGGCCAGCGCCCCCTGCACCCCGGCCCGGATGGCCGGGCCCTGCGTGGCTTCCAGTTCTGCGATGGCGGCACGGATGCCGTCAATGGTGCCGGGGGCCACGCCCGGGTCGCCTTCGAATTCGCGCAGGGCATCGGACAGCGCGGCCCATGCGTCGCTGGGGTCCGGAAAGTGCGAAAGGGCTTCGCGCAGGGCGTCTTCCTTGCCCTGCTTGGCGCGCAGGCCGTCCTTCATGCGGTCGAGGGCCTCGCCCTTGCCCGCCTGGTGCATCAGTTCCTTGTACAGTTGCACGCGCTCGGCCAGGGCGTCTTCGGTGCTCTGGCGTTCCTTGCGCTCGGACAGTTCGAAGTCGTCGGTGGTGTCCGCGCCAAAGGTCAGTTCCTCGGCGGCGTCGGCCAGCAGCGACATGGGCGATTCGGCAACCGTGGCGGTACGGCCGAGCAGCGAACCGGTGGCCGCGTCCGCCGTCTGCCTGTCACCCCGCGCGCCGCCCACGGTGGTGGAAGCGGCCTGGGTGTTGACACGAAAATCGAAGCTCATGGGTATCGTCCTCTCCTTGGCCGGGGGCCGCGTTGGCGCGGCCCATGCGAGAATCACGCCATGACGAGGAACAGGTCTTTGCGGTCAGGCTCTTGCCGTGACGCGGCGACCTTGATAACTGGACACCAGTGGATTGCGGCGTGCACTCCGGAATATGAACGTCGAGGCGAAAATGCCACAGTAACGGGATATTCGGCAACAGTGCACACATGACAAACAGGCGGCGCAGCCGTGTCTCGCGACCCGCGCGAAACTGCACGGCACGGGGGCTCCGCAGTGCCCGCCTGCCTCATGCACCCTTGCAGCCCCTGCCCGCATTTTTGTTCCATTCGCGCGTCATGGGCCCGGTGTCGCTTGCGCTGCGCGCTCTCTGCATGCCCATATTTTTTGCAGACTGCCTTTCGTGTGCTAACGTTGTTGGATCGGGAATGGCAAGTTGGTTTGCAGCGGTTCGGTTGCCCGGGGCCGGAATCCACGCGGACAAGGGGTTCGCGCCTGGGCCGGGTTTGGCATCCTTGCTGCAATGGCGGGTTCATTCACTTCACCAGGCAGGAGGACACCATGGCTTTCACCGAGAAGGATTTCGAGGATCAGCAGGAACAATTGCGGCAGCTCGAGGACGAACTGTCGCGGCTGAACGCCCGGTTCGACGCGCAGATGAAGGAAGGCGGCATCGCCGCCGCGGATCTTGATTCCATCGACATGGACAAGCTGCCCGCCGAAGTGCGCACCGCGTTCGACGCGGCGCAGCAGGCTGCCCGCCGCGAAGGCGAAAGCCGGGCCGCCCAGGGCCGCCCCGCCGCCTCCGGCCCGGCCAAGGCTCCCGGCGCGGGCCGTCGGGGCGCCGTCCGCCTGTAGAGCCCGTTCACGTTGCACATGCCCTGCCGCCCGGCGCATGCACCGCCGGGAGCGCCACGAGGCGCAGGCGGAATGCGCTTCCGCCGACCACGCCGGGCAGCGCGTTGCAACGTCAGCCTGCTCCAGTCCGCTGCATCCGGGCGCTCTTGCCCGCTCCCGCACGCAATCCCAAGGAGTTTCCCATGTCGCAGGTCAACAACAACAGCGTTTCGTCGATCATGGATTCCATCGACCTTGGCCCCACCGGCAGCCTGCAAATGCTGTTCGCCAAGCTGAACCTGGCCCAGGCCCAGTTGGCCAAGAACGGGGCCATGGAGAACATCAACAAGATCCAGAAGAGCCAGGAAGCGCAGAAGGAATGCGCCGCCATGATCGCCAAGGCGCGCGACCTGCAGAACCAGGCCAAGGCCGGCGACAAGGCCACCGACATGCCCGCCGACATGGTGGCCTACTTCAACAAGAACGGCCTGAAGTATGACACCAAGGGCAACGACGTCCATCACAACAAGGACGAGTGGGAATACAACATCCAGTCGCTGACCGCCTACCGCGACCAGCTGGGCACCGACACCCAGCAGCTGATGGTCTTCGTGCAGGATTACATGGGCCAGTACAATTCGTACCTGCAAGGCGCCAACTCGGCCATCCAGCAGGGCAACCAGACCTTGCAGGCACTGGCCACGGGCCGCTAGCGCGCCGCGCACCGCCCGCTGTCCGGCCCGTGCGGCACCGCAGCCGGGCACAGCCATCCCGATCGTCCACCTACCCAGATTCGTTCGAGGAGTTTGTATGCGTCCCAACAGCGAAGCCGGCGCCGAGCCGCAGTTCAGCGAAGAGCAGTTGAAGACCATGGTGGAGGGCTTCTTTCAGGGGGCCTCCGTGGGTGCAGTGTGCAACGTGCAGCAGGAACAGCTGGAGGCGGGCTACGCGCTGGCCTACAACCTGTACACGGCGGGCAGCTATGCCGACGCGGAAACCATGTTCCGCGCGCTGTGCCTCTACGACCACAACGACGAACGCTACTGGATGGGCCTTGCCGGGTGCCGCCAGGCCCTTGGCCAGCATGCCGCGGCCATCGACGCCTACGGCATGGCGGGCATGGCCAGCGCCCTTTCGGACCCCACGCCCTTCGTGCACGCCGGGCTGTGCTACATGAAGCTGGGCGACAAGGAGAACGCCAGGGCGACCTTTGCGGGGGTGGAAGTGATGGGCGACCCCGCCAACGAGGCCCATGCCGTCATGCACCGCAAGGCCAAGGCCATGCTCGACCTGCTGGCCGGGGAGGACGCATGAGCGCCCTGACCATCGGCGGCCTTGGGGCCGCTGGCGGTGTGTCGGGCGTATCCGGCGATGACCTGACCACGCGGCGCACCACTGCCAACGGCACCCTGCCCCCTGCCGGTGACGGCGCGGGGGGAGCCGCCGTGGGCGACCTGCCGGTGCTTGCCGCCCCCGCCGGTGCCCTGGCCCTTGAAACGCTCATGGCCGCCATCGGCAACGCCGAGCGCCGTCAGGCCTGCCAGGCCGGGGTGGACCAGATCAAGGGCAAGGCGGCCGAACAGGCCAAGGTCAACCAGGACAGGCTGGAGCAGATCGCCAAGCAGCTGGATGAGATGCGCTCCAAGTCCGTGCTCAACGGCTTTCTGAAGGCGTTCAAGATCATCGGCATCATCGTCGGGGCCATTGCCGCCATCGCCACCACGGCAGTGGGCGTGGCCACCGGCAACCCGCTGCTGATCGCGGCGGGGGTGATGGCCGCCGCCATGACCGTTGACGCCATCATGAGCGAGGCCTCCGGCGGCAAGATAAGTTTCATGGCGGGCATGACCGAGCTGGGCAAGGCCTGCGGCATGGATGACGAGACGGCCAAGTGGTTCGGCTTCGCCATGCAGATGGTGGTGACGGCCGCCTCCGTGGCGCTCAGCCTGGGCGCTGGCTTCGCCAACGCCGGGGCCTCTGCCGCGACCATGTCGTCCAAGGCGGCGGAAACCGCCCTCAACGTGGCCTCGCGCGCCCAGCAGATTGCCCAGTTCACCAGCGCCGGGGTGGCGGTGGGGACGGGCGCGGGCACCATCGCAGGGGCGGTCATCGACTACAGGATCGCCTCGTCGCAGGCCGACGCCAAGGAACTGGACGCCATTCTCGAACGCATCCGCCAGGCCATCGACATGGAACACGATTTCCTGGAGTCCGAAATGCAGCGGGCAGAGGACCTGATGGGCAAGGTGGGCGACATCGTGAAGGAAAACGCCGAGGCGCAGACGGTCATCCTGGGCGGTGCGCCCGCCCTGGCATAGGAGCAGAGTCATGGCCAACATAACCAATGTCCGGGACATCCCCGGATTCAATGCCACCCAGTACGACGCGCTGGTGCAATCCGCCCGCAGCGAAAACGTGGACGTGGCCGCGCTGGACATGGCGCTGCTGCGGGCCGTGAACGCCGGAAGCAACTTTTCCGACGCCGTGGGCAGCGTTACCACCGAGTTGCCGCGCCTTGTCCTGCCGCACCAGAACGCGCTGACGCATCTGGGGTCGCTGAGCATGGCGCCTTCGCCGGGGGCCACCCTGATGTCGCTGATCACCTCGCTGACCTCCGAGGAACGCAGGCAGAACGCCGACATCCGCAAGGAACAGACCGAGGCCATCGTGGACCGGATAAACGACCAGGCCGACGAAATGCGCTCCAAGGCCGTGGCTCAGCTGGTCATGGGCGTGGTTTCCGGGGCGCTCAGCATCGCGCAGGGCTTCGCCGTCATGAGCGTGCAGGCCTCCGGCATGAAGCAGGCCGGGAATTTCCGCGAGGGCGCGGCCATCGCGGAGTCGCACAACCTGCCGAAGATGTCCGCCTCGTTCACCAGTTCCGCCGCCGCCATGGAGGCGCGGACCAATGCCCAGATCGGCGTGCTGAACAGCGGGG
This genomic window from Nitratidesulfovibrio sp. SRB-5 contains:
- the sctT gene encoding type III secretion system export apparatus subunit SctT, whose translation is MAPHVPALPIQALFDQLGLFDHLLAVVAGMPRLFMVAQVAPFLAGSVVTGQLRMVLVFACYLPVHPVILGQLPKGSVFDLTLLGHYGALVLKESLMGLVLGLLAGIAFWTVQSAGFLIDNQRGASMAEESDPMSGEQTTPTGAFLLQTMMYLFYTSGAFLAFLGLLYASYEIWPVPSLAPLAWSIEVPLLFAGRVAWLMSHMVLLAGPLVVACLLADISLGLVNRFASQLNVYVLAMPVKSAVASLLLVLYFGALAAKTPDLFAEVAADLQRLQGLLP
- the sctS gene encoding type III secretion system export apparatus subunit SctS, translating into MESMAMTYAVKALYLVLMLSMPPIVVASVIGILISLVQAITQLQEQTLTFGVKLIAVVLTLFLMGGWFGAELLRFADEIFVRFYLL
- the sctV gene encoding type III secretion system export apparatus subunit SctV, which gives rise to MTMLARANTAVNAVTRHNDLAIVALLVVVVALMILPLPTPLVDTLIGANMALSFVMLMMSMYVRSVLDFSVFPTMLLFTTLFRVGLNITTTRLILLQADAGEIIFVFGEYALGGNFVVGAVVFVILTIVQFLVIAKGAERVAEVGARFTLDAMPGKQMSIDADMRAGVIDMEEAQRRRSMVSQESQMYGAMDGAMKFVKGDSIAGMIVAVVNIVGGTVIGITQHGMTGADALHTYGILTIGDGLVSQIPSLLVSISAGILITRTGDSGGNVGAQIGGQIFGQPKALLMAGGLVFLFALVPGFPKPQLFGLALAIGGFGYVLQRMAEAPVAADPRAELSRSLAPAARPRTPRPGTGQPGDDFAPTVPIILDLSAELGEALHYDALNEELINLRRALYFDLGVPFPGINIRPSPGLEGLSYVLNLNEIPMSRGTLERGMSLARDTSENLAMLGVAAKTGERFLPDVDPLWVPDEQLHLLDKAGIGHMSHARILAYHLSLVLSRHASNFLGMQEAKYLLDRMEERAPDLVREATRLLPVQRIAEIFQRLVQEQISIRDLRNILEALIEWSPKEKDTVMLTEYVRGALKRQISYMHSRGQNMLPAILLDPQVEETIRKAIRQTSAGAFLALEPSVTERFMKAVGDAAGRYASHAQKPVIMTSMDIRRYVRRLIEGDHYGLAVISYQELTPEISVQPVNRIRL
- a CDS encoding tetratricopeptide repeat protein; amino-acid sequence: MPIAPECRNTLHVLGYLFLRMGRNDSARRTFAALAAVLPPDAPRAEASRVRRCLAAVAVAEGDGGAALEHLHAAMDGVTLSSADAALHLLRAQALWQQGRQDEARTAMDTYRHMAGVQA
- a CDS encoding type III secretion protein, translated to MSRNVGIFDGSLGIQTVLDVDAGRDPMPKARPLAASVLREAGLEELYAPRNARQIVEQALCPPVGDGEMLRPDVFGANLSACLDALSMERDPAVRDFVRNDLAPLLENAELLRAYAGLMVGG
- the sycN gene encoding type III secretion chaperone SycN; the encoded protein is MMLQEAIASFGQRMGMSGLQLPGADPARPDAPRLIALDVDGMGRLHLEATDGELLIYLSRPFPAHDADMPRRMLALCHYRHARPLPLQAGVHAGQAILLTRLPERLATAAAMETATDLLARIMDEATGRNGGA
- the sctW gene encoding type III secretion system gatekeeper subunit SctW, coding for MSFDFRVNTQAASTTVGGARGDRQTADAATGSLLGRTATVAESPMSLLADAAEELTFGADTTDDFELSERKERQSTEDALAERVQLYKELMHQAGKGEALDRMKDGLRAKQGKEDALREALSHFPDPSDAWAALSDALREFEGDPGVAPGTIDGIRAAIAELEATQGPAIRAGVQGALASAGFDALGGSDELRDLYRDTVCGFSSVEQVFAHLTERYGEASFDTAVDFLYRALGNDLASDAPSMESTHLESVNTSLGQLRLLHSAHALCADVMSRWERVHGVSDCPLTSRALLEQMVTLRSENFLGAMHIERIAAQAKAPDIEHEVLFLQEMLRMARSVPPQLFNGVQGRMKLLDAVQEAVDKAIEREDAWLAAQDGGQ
- a CDS encoding SycD/LcrH family type III secretion system chaperone; translated protein: MRPNSEAGAEPQFSEEQLKTMVEGFFQGASVGAVCNVQQEQLEAGYALAYNLYTAGSYADAETMFRALCLYDHNDERYWMGLAGCRQALGQHAAAIDAYGMAGMASALSDPTPFVHAGLCYMKLGDKENARATFAGVEVMGDPANEAHAVMHRKAKAMLDLLAGEDA
- a CDS encoding type III secretion system protein; its protein translation is MSALTIGGLGAAGGVSGVSGDDLTTRRTTANGTLPPAGDGAGGAAVGDLPVLAAPAGALALETLMAAIGNAERRQACQAGVDQIKGKAAEQAKVNQDRLEQIAKQLDEMRSKSVLNGFLKAFKIIGIIVGAIAAIATTAVGVATGNPLLIAAGVMAAAMTVDAIMSEASGGKISFMAGMTELGKACGMDDETAKWFGFAMQMVVTAASVALSLGAGFANAGASAATMSSKAAETALNVASRAQQIAQFTSAGVAVGTGAGTIAGAVIDYRIASSQADAKELDAILERIRQAIDMEHDFLESEMQRAEDLMGKVGDIVKENAEAQTVILGGAPALA
- the sctB gene encoding type III secretion system translocon subunit SctB, with the protein product MANITNVRDIPGFNATQYDALVQSARSENVDVAALDMALLRAVNAGSNFSDAVGSVTTELPRLVLPHQNALTHLGSLSMAPSPGATLMSLITSLTSEERRQNADIRKEQTEAIVDRINDQADEMRSKAVAQLVMGVVSGALSIAQGFAVMSVQASGMKQAGNFREGAAIAESHNLPKMSASFTSSAAAMEARTNAQIGVLNSGAQGMNSALGGIGQAVGGFFDAAIKEMDGDIERMRAARDAMKDLDESLSQLIQKTLSSMDTIQQNMNQTRARILG